The Paraburkholderia caffeinilytica genome segment CCGCATACACCCATCCGCGCAGGTTCGGCGCGGCAACGTCACACCATTGATAGCTGCTGATGCAACCCATCACGCTAACGGGGACACCGCCCGGCAACTGTGTCACGACCGGATAGTCCGAAGCCGGCCCGGCGCGCACGTTGACCGTGCCGTTCGTATAAGCCTGCGACTGCGCGGACGCCGCTGCTGGCAGGGCCAGCAAGCCAACCGCGGCGTATATGCATCGAACGAGGTGCTGTTTCATTTTTTGTCCCGTTTTTATGTCCCGCGTTTGCGTGCGTGCCGCTACCGCCGGCAAGCGTGCCTACCTGCACGCACGCGTGAATGCGTCGAGCCTGGCCGTCGCCACACATGGCATGGACGGCAGGGCGCCTGCTTTTCCGCGTCAGCAATGCCCATGCCCGACACCACCCGGCAAATGCTTGCGGACTTGCCCTACCCATTCCAGCGCGCCCCGCGCAAGGCAAGATTTGGTAATCACCTACCCGAACTCACGCTGTTTTCGGGCATCTGTGTTCCAGCGACTCGGCCGATCATCCAGTGCATGAGAAACCCATGCACTGCCGGGAGCACCATGAAAACTTTCCGCCCAATTCTTGTCGCCGCGCTCATGCTCGCGCATCTGCCCGCTCACGCCACCAGCTTCGACTGCACCAGGGGACGCTCGCTCACTGAACGGATGATCTGCAACGACCCAGCGCTCTCGAAGCTCGACGACACGCTTGGGCAACTGTACTGGAAAGCGCGGCGGCGGGTCGTCAACCGTCGCGCGTTCCTCACGGACAGCGACAGCAAGTGGGCGTGGCGGGAAGCGAATTGCCGCGATGCGGAGTGTCTGGGGACGTGGTATTCGACGCGGATCGAGGAACTGCAGCGGCTGATCGAAAGCATGCAAGCGGGAACGCCGGCCGCACCGGACACTCCGCGTAAGGCGCCGATGCCCGCGCTACAACAAACCGAGATCGCGATGCTTCGGTGCACCGCGGCGGACCCCGGGCTCGTCGTGAACGAACAGTGTCCCACCGTGATCAAGGAGAACAACAGCCGGTGGAAATATCAGCCACACGGCGGCGACTGGTTCTGCGGACTGGCGATGCTTGCGCCGGCGGACGTGCGGTAGCGCTACCTGCCGCTCCAGAACCTCCGCTGAACCTCCATCACCTCATCCTCCACGTCGGGCACCGGGCCGATCACCTCGACAGGCTTCTGGCAATGATCGAACACATACCGGCAATCCACGCTCATGGTGGGATTTTCGGCATGAGCGCCGGTCGCCTCCAGCAGGCGCTTCTCGGTCATGCCGAACACGACGCGGCCGATATTGGCCCAATACATCGTGCCGGCACACATGCAGCAAGGCTCGACCGACGTGTACAGCGTGCAACTCCATAAGTACTCCGGCGTGAAATTCAACGCCGCCACGCGAGCCAGCACAGACTCGGCGTGATTCACCGTGTCGACATTGCCCTGCTCCATCAACACGGTCTCCTGATCCGGGCCGACCAGCACCGCGCCGAACGGGTGGTGCCCCAGCAGCGTCGCCCGCTCGGCGACCCGGCTCGAATGCCGCAGATGACGCACGACCTGCTCGTGCGTCGGCGTCAAACCCTGCGGCGGATAGGCCGCCGCCACGCCGGCGGCGCCAGTGTTGCTCGAGACGGTAAGACTCACGGGCGATCTCCTTTAATTTTTAATAATAGTTAGGCAAACCAATCAATGTATTACTTCGGCAGCGAACCGTCGACGCCCTGCACGAACCAGTTCAAACGCAGCAGTTCCGCATCGCTTAACGACTTGCCCGCGGCCACCTTCACGGCGCCGGACTGATCCGCGATCGGCCCGGCGAACGGATTGAATTTGCCGGAGATGATGTCGTCGCGCTTCTGGCTCAAGGCCTTTTGCGCCGTCGGCGACACCGCCTCCGTGTTGATGTTGGCCAGATCGATCGCCTTCTCTTTCAGCCCCCACCACACGGGCGAGTTGTTCCAGGAACCCGCCATCACCTGCTGCACCAGATGCGTGTAGTACACGCCCCAGTTGCTCACGCACGCGCCCAACTGCGCGTTCGGTCCGAACTTCTTCATGTCGGAGTCCCAGCCGAATGCATGCACTTTCCTCTGCTCGGCCGTCTGCATCGTCGCCGTCGAATCGGTGTTCTGGATCAGCACGTCGGCGCCCTGGCCGATCAGCGTCTCGGCGGCCTGCTTTTCGAGGCCCGGGTCGAACCAGCTGTTGATCCACACGACCTTCACGCGCGCATTCGGGTTGACCGAGCGCGCGCCCATCGTGAACGCGTTGATGTTGCGCACCACCTCCGGCACCGGCACCGAGCCGACAAAGCCGAGCGTGTTGGACTTCGTCGTATAGCCGGCGACCAGCCCCGCCAGGTAGGCGCTCTGGTAGGTCCGCACGTCATAGGTGGCGAAGTTGGCGGCCTTCTTGTAGCCGGTCGCATGTTCGAACACGGCGTCCGGGAAGTCTTTCGCGACCTTCAGCTCGAAATCCTGGAAACCGAAGCTCGACCCGACCACGATCTTGTTGCCCTTGGACGCCAGATCGCGAAACACACGCTCCGAATCCGCCGACTCCGGCACGTTCTCGACACGCGTCACTTTGATCTTGTCGCCGAATTTCGCCTCGACCTCTTTCACGCCCTGCTCGTGCGCGTAGGTCCAGCCGGCGTCGCCCGGATTGCCGAGGTAGACGAAGGCGATGCCGAGCGGCTGCGCAGTCGCGGCGGCGGCCGCCCCGGCGCCGAACGCGAGCGACGCGCCGAACGCCGCTGCAAGAACAGTGCGGACGGTCTTGATGCGCAATGAGTGATGCAGCACTCGCGCCAGCTTTGTTTTCATGAATTCTCCGAAGATGGTTTCCAGGTGCCTGCCACAGTACTCGGGACTGTCCCGAGCAAGGCTCCAGCATAGGGGGTCATATTCGAAGGTCAATTTCAGCGGAAAAATTATTATTCGTTATCTCGTCCATAACGAATCCGGTATTTTGGTGAGCGGAGAACAGCTTCCAGCCGTCGCGCGAGTGCATCGGCAAGTGGTACGGCAAGTGCTCAGTGCAGGCACGATGTCCTTATCAGGCAAGCGCACAAAGCGCCCATGACAGCCGGACGCCGAGAGCGCAGCCGTCATCCTCGCGCCACACTCAGCACTCGCTCAATGAACTTGCGGCGGCGGGTCCGCCTGCTCGTCGTCAGGCGCGCCGCCCTCGCCGAACAGCTCCGCGCACAAGCCCTGGCCGATCTC includes the following:
- a CDS encoding lysozyme inhibitor LprI family protein, with protein sequence MKTFRPILVAALMLAHLPAHATSFDCTRGRSLTERMICNDPALSKLDDTLGQLYWKARRRVVNRRAFLTDSDSKWAWREANCRDAECLGTWYSTRIEELQRLIESMQAGTPAAPDTPRKAPMPALQQTEIAMLRCTAADPGLVVNEQCPTVIKENNSRWKYQPHGGDWFCGLAMLAPADVR
- a CDS encoding nucleoside deaminase, producing MSLTVSSNTGAAGVAAAYPPQGLTPTHEQVVRHLRHSSRVAERATLLGHHPFGAVLVGPDQETVLMEQGNVDTVNHAESVLARVAALNFTPEYLWSCTLYTSVEPCCMCAGTMYWANIGRVVFGMTEKRLLEATGAHAENPTMSVDCRYVFDHCQKPVEVIGPVPDVEDEVMEVQRRFWSGR
- a CDS encoding BMP family ABC transporter substrate-binding protein; protein product: MKTKLARVLHHSLRIKTVRTVLAAAFGASLAFGAGAAAAATAQPLGIAFVYLGNPGDAGWTYAHEQGVKEVEAKFGDKIKVTRVENVPESADSERVFRDLASKGNKIVVGSSFGFQDFELKVAKDFPDAVFEHATGYKKAANFATYDVRTYQSAYLAGLVAGYTTKSNTLGFVGSVPVPEVVRNINAFTMGARSVNPNARVKVVWINSWFDPGLEKQAAETLIGQGADVLIQNTDSTATMQTAEQRKVHAFGWDSDMKKFGPNAQLGACVSNWGVYYTHLVQQVMAGSWNNSPVWWGLKEKAIDLANINTEAVSPTAQKALSQKRDDIISGKFNPFAGPIADQSGAVKVAAGKSLSDAELLRLNWFVQGVDGSLPK